Below is a window of Phenylobacterium koreense DNA.
AAGGAAGAGCTCGGCGATCTGCTGCTGCAGGTCGTGTTCCACAGCCGCATGGCGCAGGAGGAAGGCGCCTTCGCCTTCGACGACGTCGCCAACGCCATCTGCGAGAAGATGATCCGGCGCCATCCCCACGTCTTCGGCCCGGAAGAGCAGCGCACCAGCGCCGAGCAGACCCGCGCCTGGGAAGTCATCAAGGCCAAGGAACGGGCCGAGAAGGGCAAGAACGCCAGCCTGCTGGACGATGTGCCGGTGGGTCTGCCCGCCCTCACGCGCGCCGTGAAGCTCACGGCACGGGCCGCGCGCGTCGGTTTCGACTGGCCTGACGTCTCGTTCGTCTTCGACAAGCTACGCGAAGAGACCGCCGAGCTGGAACGGGAGATCGAGGCGGGCGACGCCGCCCGGCTTCGCGACGAGTTAGGCGACATCCTGTTCGTCTGCGCGAACCTGGCGCGCAAGCTCGACCTGGAACCGGAAGACGCCCTGCGCTCCACCAACGCCAAGTTCATGCGGCGCTTCCAGTTCATCGAGGCGGAACTGGCCAAGCGCGGCAAGACCGCAGCGGACTCCGATCTCGCCGAAATGGACGCGCTGTGGGATGCGGCCAAGGCCGCCGAGCGAGCGCCCGCCGGCTGAGGGGCCTCAGAGCGGCGTCAGGTCCGTTCCGGGGAAGCGCTGCTCGAACTGACCGAGGGCCTGGGGCGTGAGGCGCACGGCCAGGCGAACCCCGCCGTCGTCGTCCTCCACCCGGTCCATGACCCGGCCATTGCGATAGAGCCAGGCGATGGCCGCGCCCTGGTCGGCCGCGACGTGAATCGACACCGGCGGCGCGTCGTCGACCATGCGCGCGATCGCCGCCAGGAGGGCGTCGCAGCCCTCTCCGGTCGCCGCCGAGATCAGCACCGCCGGAGGGTTATGGCGGCGCGCGTCCCCGACCAATTCCTCGGCGAGGTCCGGCTCCACGAGATCGGCCTTGTTCCAGACCTCGATGACGTTGCGCTCCTCGACGTCGACACCCAGGCGATCGAGCACGGCGCGGACGTCCTCGGCCTCGGCGTCGCTCTCCTCGCTGGCGATGTCGCGGACGTGCAGGATCACGTCCGCCTCCTTCACCTCTTCGAGGGTCGCGCGGAAGGATTCCACAAGCTCGTGCGGCAGGTCGGAGATGAAGCCCACGGTGTCCGACAGGATCGCCGGCCGGCCATCCGGCAGCTTGAGCATCCGCAGGGTCGGATCGAGCGTCGCGAACAGCATGTCCTCGGCCATGACCTCGGAATTGGTCAGGCGATTGAACAGGGTGGACTTGCCGGCGTTGGTGTAGCCGACCAGGGCCACCGCCGGGAAAGGATGGCGTTGGCGCGCGCCCCGCTGCAGGTCGCGGGTGCGCCGCACCTCGGCCAGTTCGCGCTTCAGCTTGCCGATCTTGTCGGCCAGCAGCCGGCGGTCGGTTTCGATCTGGGTTTCCCCGGGACCGCCCATGACCCCGAAGCCGCCGCGTTGGCGCTCAAGGTGGGTCCATGTGCGAACCAGGCGCGAGCGCTCGTAGGAAAGCCGCGCCAGTTCGACCTGCAGCCGGCCTTCGCGAGTGCGGGCCCGGCGGGCGAAGATCTCGAGGATCAGGCCGGTGCGGTCGATGACCTTCACCCCCCACGCCTTCTCCAGGTTGCGCTGCTGGACCGGCGTCAGGGCGTCATCGACGACCGCGGCGTCGACATCGAGCTCTTCGCAGAGCGCGCCGATTTCCTCGACCTTGCCGCTGCCGAACAGGGTTGCGGGCGTGAGCTTGCGCAAGGGCGCGATGATCGCGTCCTTGACCACGAGGTCCAGGGCCTGGGCGAGGCCGACAGCCTCTTCCAGCCTGGCCTCGCTGCTACGGGCGCTGCTGCGGCCCTCGCGCTCGGGATGGATGACGAGCGCCCCTTGCGGGGGCGCTTCGCGAACAATGGACTTGGAGGTCAATCAGCCTCGTCTTCCGCCGGCTCGTAAAGCTGAACGGGCTGGGCGGGCATGATGGTGGAGATGGCGTGCTTATAGACCAGTTGCGACTGGCCGTCCCGGCGCAGGAGCACGCAAAAGTTGTCGAACCAGCTTACGACACCTTGCAGCTTTACGCCGTTCACCAGGAAGATCGTCAGCGGGGTCTTAGACTTGCGGACGCTGTTCAGGAACGTGTCCTGA
It encodes the following:
- the hflX gene encoding GTPase HflX, giving the protein MTSKSIVREAPPQGALVIHPEREGRSSARSSEARLEEAVGLAQALDLVVKDAIIAPLRKLTPATLFGSGKVEEIGALCEELDVDAAVVDDALTPVQQRNLEKAWGVKVIDRTGLILEIFARRARTREGRLQVELARLSYERSRLVRTWTHLERQRGGFGVMGGPGETQIETDRRLLADKIGKLKRELAEVRRTRDLQRGARQRHPFPAVALVGYTNAGKSTLFNRLTNSEVMAEDMLFATLDPTLRMLKLPDGRPAILSDTVGFISDLPHELVESFRATLEEVKEADVILHVRDIASEESDAEAEDVRAVLDRLGVDVEERNVIEVWNKADLVEPDLAEELVGDARRHNPPAVLISAATGEGCDALLAAIARMVDDAPPVSIHVAADQGAAIAWLYRNGRVMDRVEDDDGGVRLAVRLTPQALGQFEQRFPGTDLTPL
- the hfq gene encoding RNA chaperone Hfq, producing MSGNDKKQNLQDTFLNSVRKSKTPLTIFLVNGVKLQGVVSWFDNFCVLLRRDGQSQLVYKHAISTIMPAQPVQLYEPAEDEAD
- the mazG gene encoding nucleoside triphosphate pyrophosphohydrolase — its product is MPPSAPPSDERPIDRLLAIMARLRDPQDGCAWDLEQTFATIAPYTVEEAYEVADAIERGSLPDLKEELGDLLLQVVFHSRMAQEEGAFAFDDVANAICEKMIRRHPHVFGPEEQRTSAEQTRAWEVIKAKERAEKGKNASLLDDVPVGLPALTRAVKLTARAARVGFDWPDVSFVFDKLREETAELEREIEAGDAARLRDELGDILFVCANLARKLDLEPEDALRSTNAKFMRRFQFIEAELAKRGKTAADSDLAEMDALWDAAKAAERAPAG